Part of the Deltaproteobacteria bacterium genome is shown below.
TTTGTTTTCATTTGCATTGTGCGTAGCAAAATGTCGTTTTGAAGCCATAAGCGTAGCATTGTCAAAAATTGGTACAATAATTTTTGACCCAGTTAAAAGCGTCTTAATGTTTGGATTGTAATCTTTGATTAAATTAGCTTTCTTTGTAGTACGATAATATTTTTGAGAAATCTTTGCCCAAGTATCACCAGCAATGACTTTATGACGTAAATGAAAAGGCATTAACAGCTCTGTACCAATCTTAAGATCATTAGGATTGCGAATATTGTTTTCACTCATTAATGCTTTATAACGTTCATGATCACCTAAGTGACGCTTAGCAATTTCGGCAACTGAATCGCCACGGCGAATTTTATAGGTGTAACATGCAGGGATAGATAAGCGCGTTCCTGTAGCTATTTTGCTTTCATTATCTATTGAATTTTTTATCAGAATATAAACTGACTTCCAAGCAGCGCCATAATATTGACTCGCAATGCTGTTTAAATTTTCATTGTTATAATTATGAAAAGTCGTACCGGTGGCAAAACGCGAAAATAATATCAATATACATATCAAACTAATAGTTAGCCTGCGGCTATTCATGGTCTACGCCTTTTCTTAAGCGTGATATTAAGTTGTTTGGTTTCGCCGCTTTGTAATTCGATTATGCGTTTTTCAGTAGGATAATAGGTGTTGCGAAATTCAATAACATGTTGTCCAGCTGGTAACATAATTGGTTCAGCAAAAGGTGTAGTATCATGCAAACGGCCATCAATATATACTTCGGCCCAAGGCACAGCATTTATTTGAAGTTTTGCAAAACCAGAACCAATGTTAAAATGAGAAATTGAGAATGCATACAGTGCAAAAATAATAAGTAATATGCTGTTAAACGTAAACAATGGTTTTAACACCGCACTACGTGAATCTATACCACCTGTGTCGGTCGCGGCACCTTGAGTTTCTATTTCTTCTTTTGGAACATAAGTTGTTGCTTCACTATCATTAATGAGATCACGATGCCGCAGATAAATTAATAAACGACCGTTGTAATTAATTCTAACTTTTTTTGCTACAAAACTTTCAAGATCACGACGCAGCAATTCAGTGGTACGATACCTTTTATCAGGACGTTTTTCTAAGCATTTACGTAAAATGCGATTTAAACTCCAGGGTACATCAGGATATAACCTTCTTGGTGGTATATATGCCTCTGTAAGTATACGTTGCATTACACTTTTTGTGTCATCTTCAATAAAAGGCTTTTGGCCGGTTAACATTTGATACAGTACAATTCCAAACGAAAAGATATCTGAGCGATGATCGACCTTTTGTCCCATTATTTGCTCAGGTGACATATAAGCGGGTGTGCCTAACGCAGTACCAGGTCGTGTTAAGTCATCAAAGGATTCATCACGGGCAATGCCAAAATCCATTAGTTTTACATCGCCCTGTTTGGTTATCATTAAATTTGAGGGTTTAAAATCACGGTGAACCACACCACGGAAATGCGCATATTCAAGAGCCCGCGCTGCTTGCAGCGCAATAATGCCGGCAATATCTGGTGGTAAACGCTCTACTTTAGTCAATAAAGCATAGAGGTCGATGCCATCCACATATTCCATAACGATATACATGGATAACGCACGAGAAATAAAATCATAAATATGAACAATATTTTGGTGTGCAAGCTGTGCTACACTTTTTGCTTCACGCTCAAAACGTTTGCTTATTGATTTGTCTGATGTAAGTGAATTACGTAGCTCTTTAATTGCAACCAAACGTGACAAGGAGGGTTGTTCGGCTTTATAAACCACAGCCATACCGCCGGAGCCAATTTCTTCAAGGATTTTAAATGAGCTAATATGTTTTTCAGCAGCCATTAAGGTAAGACGTTATTCCGGCTGCGTTTTGTTTTCAACCGTTACTGCAATAAAGTAGAAGGTTTATTTGCAATATTTTTATTGGGTTTTTTGAGGTGTAGCATGCGTTTGTTCTATATTGGTGACGTGGTTGGCAAGCCTGGACGTAATGCGGTTATGAATTTGGTTACGCCACTACGTTCTGAATTATCGCTCGATGTGGTGATTATTAATTGTGAAAATGCTGCGGCAGGTAAAGGGGTTAACCCAGAAATATCTAATATGCTTTTAACCAAAGCCGAAGTTTTGGTAACCGGCAATCATGTCTGGCACTACCGTAATTTTGAACCTTATCTTGATCGCGAATCAAGAATAATACGCCCAGCAAATTACCCAAATGCACCAGGGCGTGGTTCTACGGTTATCAATTTGCCTGGTGATAAAAAACTAGGAATCATTCAAGTGGAGGGTCGTGTTTTTATGCGCAATCTTGAATGCCCTTTTGCTGCAATTGAACGTGAACTTAAAACAATGGCTGATATAAAATATATATTTGTAGATATACATGCTGAGGCTACCAGTGAGAAACAAGCAATAGCCTGGTATTTTGATGGTCAAGTTTCTGCAATTATTGGTAGCCATACTCATATTCCTACTGCTGATGAACGAATATTGCCGAATGGTACGGCCTATTTAACTGACGCAGGAATGACCGGGCCATATGATTCTGTAATTGGTATGGAAATTCGAACCTCTATTGAGCGTTTTTTAACACAACGTCGTACTCCACATGAGGTAGCTAAAGACAATATATGGCTTTGCGGTGTAGTAATAGATATTGATGATGAAAGTGGAAAGGCGCGTAGCATAGAAAGAGTAAAACGCAAATTCAGGGGGTGACCCTACTTAAAGAAATATTCTAAGTTAAAAAATATCAATGCCTGAAAAGAAATGGGCAATTTCTATTTTTGCTGTTTCTTTTGCATCCGAACCATGTACTGCATTGCGTTCAACGCTTTGTGCATAATCTTTGCGTATAGTGCCTAGTTCTGCTTTTGCAGGGTCGGTAGCGCCCATTAATTCACGATTTTTTACTATAGCGTTTTCACCTTCAAGCACGCTGGCAACTACTGGGCCGCTGGTCATAAATTCTACGAGAGAGTTAAAAAATGGTTTTTCGCGATGAACCATATAGAATTCTTCAGCTTTATTTTTAGATAAGTAGACCATACGCGTAGCAATAATTTTTAACCCTGCACTCTCAAAGCGGGATAGAATGGTGCCGATGAGACCTTTTTGTACAGCATCAGGTTTAATAATAGAAAGGGTTCGTTCAATCATTGTTTTGATAAACTCCTAAATTGCGAGAGTTAATTTTATGCCGCCGATGTGCCAGAGCTATACTAAATATGCAATAAGAAGATATAATTTTATGTGTATTTAGTTTTAAAAAAATGCTAGATTTCAGAAGTTCACCTCTTGCCGATTAAGGGTCTCGTAGAATAACTTGCAGGTTATGAGCAGCTTTCCAATTACACCATCTGGCCACGAAAAGCTTAAACAAGAATTACATCGTTTAAAGACGGTAGATCGTCGCCAAATAAGCCAAGAAATCGGTGCAGCTCGAGAATTGGGCGATTTATCAGAAAATTTTGAATATCACGCAGCAAAAAACCGTCAAGGTCTTATTGAGGCGAAAATTCGTGATATCGAAGACAAGCTATCGCGCGCACAAGTTATTGATCCCAGTAAACTTTCTGGGAATAGAGTTGTTTTTGGCGCAAAAGTTGAATTACTTGATGTCGAAACTGATGAAACTTTAAATTTCCATTTAGTTGGTGAAGTTGAGGCAGATGTTGAAAATGGCCGCATTTCAATTACTTCGCCAGTAGGAAAAGCTTTGGTAGGTAAAGAGATTGGCGATGAAGTACAAATACCGGGCAAAAGTAAAAAACGTTTAGTCGAAATAGTTGATGTTTCATTCGGTGCCTAATTGCATTAACTAATAGATTAATTTTACCAAGCTAGTTTTAGTTAAGGGGAAAGTGCAGCAATGACGCAAGTGCAGCAAGAAATATTAATTAACGCACCAATAGAGTGTGTTTTTAATATCATTACTGATTATGAAAACTATAGCGATTTTTTGCCAGATATGAAATCAGTTACAGTTGAATCACGCAAAGATGGCATAGCTTTAGTGCGTTTTGAAATAGAGTTAATTATGCGCGTAAGTTACACCTTGAGATTAGTTGAAGAACCACCAAGACGTTTATCGTGGACACTACATTATGCTAAAATGATTTCTTTAAATAATGGCAGCTGGGAACTTGAACCAAAAGATGACAAAACTTTGGCTCGTTACGCTCTTGAAGTCAAACTACGAGGGCTTATCCCAAAATCAGTCAGTACAAGACTTTTAGGGACAACTTTGCCAGATATGCTCCAACGTTTTCGTAACCACGCAGAAAATATACGGTAAATATAAATAGAACTACTGAATTTATAGAATTTCTTGCAGAATTGGTTTAGCCAACCTACGATATAAGTAGAGGTTTTTTTATATAGTTGAGTATGTTTGCCAAGACTGCTTGGCAGGAGTTGGGCTAATGCTCGACAGTTTTATAATTGAAGAACTAAAAAAGCGCGAAGAGCGTGAGCGTCAACGTGCGCGTCATGAACAGCCAAGGTTAGATCTACCTGTTAATGATCCTAAGCCACATATACCGAGTGAAAAAAAATCTAATCATGACAAAGAGGATAAAGGTCAAAAGCGCGGCGTGGTGATTATTGATATTTAATAGCAGTTATTGATTACTTAAGCCCGAACCCAAACTATATTCGCCAACACTAATTAAAATATTTAATCGCCAGTTACGGTCGACAGCATTTATTGCTTTAAGGCTTTTACTGCCGGATATTGTTAGGTCCCAGCATTCACAAGGTGAATGATACCGTACTGAAAAATTATGAGCAGTTAATCCTTCTTTTTCTAAATCAGCTTCGTCATTTTCTCTTGGGCTATGTAAGTAATAGGAGGTGTTGTAAGAAAGAAAGAAACGGGGTGGTAAAGACAAGTTAATGTTGGTATCAACATAATGAACCCATTTTGCACCGGGTATATATTTATTAGGTAACGACTCGAATTGATAAATATTACGTAAGAGATGGCCAGAATTAGGGGCTATTCGGCGATAAGTTGCAGATAATGAAAACGGACCAACTGCCGGAGGCGAAGCCCAAGCAACAAATTGACGCCAGACTAAACTTTCATTTATTTTTGTGGTGTCAGGATTATCTTTGGTTGCAAGACCAAGCAAATACAAGCTAGCCTCAGTACCACCACTCATTAAACCAGGGATGTTAAAATTTAAAGAAAGATTGGTTGCTAATAAACTTTGATTTTCTAAATTAAATGGTTGACTTATATCTAATGTAACTAAACGATTAAGGCCATTTAGCTGTTGCTGGGAGAGATCTTGAGTGAGTGAGACTATACCTTGATGCGAAATATGGTCACGACGAAGAAGAGCATTTATTTGATCTAATGAGACTGTACCATCAACACGATACATAAGGTCACTGACACGCCTGCCTCGACGCCAAGGGATACCTAAGTAACTTATATGTGGGGTTAATACATGAATATATTGTCCAAATTTTCCTGCAAACTGTATTGAAGCATCAGCTTCATTTATTATGGCAGTATTTTCCCTAGCGTCATCAAGTGGACCATTGCCACTTAAAATTGCGGTATCGATCCTACTACGAGCAGATAATGCCAACGGTCCTAGTTGCCTAGAAAATGCCAATGCTGGTGCAGCACGTGTTATAAATAAAGTTGGTTCATAGTTGATATACGAAGCATAAGCAGGAGCAGCATAAGCACTCCAAGGGCCAATACGTTCAAAACTAAACGAGCCATCTAAATAAAAACCCGAGGTCACGTTGATAGGCAATAGGTTAAGTCGCATCACCGGACCATGCTGTGGTGAGCGATATTCAGTAGATTGTAGATTTGTTAGCTTTTGTGGAGTATTGCCAACACGTAGCAAATAATCAGCACCAATAAGTGCAGAGACCAATGCAGAACGCCATTGCAATTGTAGGCGCGAAGGGATATAGACACTGACTTGTTGGTTTAGCGTCTCACCAAAATCTAAACGATAATTATCATCTGATATCCAATCAGCGCGTAATAGCAGTCGCAGATTTTTAGAAAAATCTGTTTTATGCGACCAAGACAAAGCATAGCGTTCAACTAAATCGTAGCGAGGGTCATTTGCAATTTTATTTGCAAGCGCGGTATTAAAAGCGTTTTTGTTGGTTGGATTACAATATAAATCGTTCTGCCAATTATTTAATAATTCTTGTTTTAAGGTTGGATCAGCTTCTTCTTTTGCTGTTTTAAGTCTAGCATCGCAATCGTCCTTCCAGGCTTTAATTACCATGGCATGGTCGCCATCATGTGTCCAAGAAATTGTAAATTCACCTTCAGTTCCTAGTATTGGCGCATATCGTAATCTTGCACCTAAGCGTGGTGCACCCCAAGTTTCTGGTGAATACTTATGGTCTAATGACCAATCGGTACGAATACCTGGAATGATGGTTAAATCCCAGGAGTCGCTTAGCGGAATAAAAAATGGTAGATCTAACATTGGCCATGGTGGCTTATAAAACATGATTTTGGGTGGCAGAAACCCAGTAGCACGGCTTTTTAATGGTATTGAAAGAGGTGGCATTGGGGGGGTGATGGGTATTTGCAGATTGCCAAATGGAGATATACGAAAAACCGGCCACCAAATAGTAGCGCGTTCACCCATCGTAACGTCAATAGAATTAGAACTTAAACTCCAAGAGGGTAGGTCACCACCACAATCACATTTAGTAAAATTACCTTGTTCAATATGCAATTGGTTTTTACCGAGGCGTTCAATTTGCTTACCAGCGATGACCATGTCATTACGCCCAAGCGGTATTTTTGAATCTGATCTAATATCAGTGCCAGCTTTAACACGTATAACAGCATCATTCATGCTAGCTTTAATTCGATCAGCACCAAGCACTACGCTGCTACAGGTAATTAATTTTTTATCTTCTACGAGTAGAACATTGCTACGAGCAATGGCACCAGCAAAATTATTTTGCTCGGTGATTTGCACTTCGATTTCATCTGCCCAGAGACGAATACTTTCGCAAAAAAGACTTGCACGTTGGCGTAATATGCATGATTTGCGCGAACAATCCATGTTTTCGGAGGCAAGTTCAAGTTTTGTACAAGGACCACCATTAGTAATTCCTTGCAACATTGGTGTAGTGCTAATTTCTGCTGCCGCGGCAGGGGCAGTAAACGCAAAAATTGATAAATTGCACAAAAAAGCAAGAAATAGCGGTCGAATTTTTTTTAGAATTACTTTATTTCCCCAAAGATGCAGCATCAGTTTTAGCCTTAAGGCAATAGTGCATTTTTTTACACCCTATTGCATAACTGATGTGCTCTTACTAGCGCGAGAAGTCCAATGCAACTATGGTATCGGTTTGCGACACATTAAAAGTAACTTTACGTAGCAAACGGATCTCGATATTTACGCTTGGGGAAGCTCCTTCAATTGGTTTGGCAACAATTGAAGTAATTGGGCCAGCAAAATGCTGGGTTAATAATGGACGGGTATTATTGAATAGGGGTACTTTGGCATTTTCAAGAATTAAAATGACCAGATTATCACGAGAGCTATCAACTTTATAATGAGCCTTATCACTTGTACGCACGAACACTCGAGAGGCGTCTTGAAACTGCTGAAAACCAACCCATGTGAGATCTTGTATTTCTCCATCAAGATTTTGTCCATTGGCACTGCTAACGAATATAAACATCGCGACTGTAAAAAAAGCAATCTTCGCAAATAAATGTCGAAAAAATAAATTTAGTAAAGTGTACAAAGAAGACATGTTAACTGCCCCTAGTTTTTAAGTTTATATAGGCAAAAGAAGGCTAACATATTGAAAAATATACAGCAAAAATTTTGCTTAGCTAAAAAAATTTTCATGCGCGGTACGGACTGGTAGTCACTTGCGTTACAAGCGCAGTACAGACTATTGGTATGGTTAGTAAAAAATCGTTCTAAGGTACTTAAAAACCACATAACTTAGTGAGGACATATGTCTTTAAACAATGCTACCCCTCCATTTCTTCCTAAATTTTCAGCAGATGCTACAGTATCGGCTACCTTTGTGACTTCATTGGGTAATTTTGTTTGCCGCTTATTTGCTAATGAATGTCCAATTACGGTTGGCAATTTTGTTGCCTTAGCTCGCGGAGAAATGCCCTGGATTGATAAAAATGGTCGTAATATGCAAGGTACGCCATTATATAATGGCACTATTTTTCATCGAGTTATTAAAGATTTTATGATCCAAGGTGGTGATCCAGAAGGTAATGGTCGCGGTGGTCCTGGCTATCGTTTCGCTGATGAAATTATACCTTCTTTAAAACACAACAAACCAGGCATTTTATCAATGGCCAATGCTGGCCCAAATACCAATGGCTCTCAGTTTTTTATTACTGAAGTCCCGACACCTCATCTTGATGGTCGACATGCAGTATTTGGTGAAGTCACAGATGGATTTGATGTGGTTTTGAAAATAGTAAGCACTAAAGTAGATGCAAACGATAGACCGGCAAAACCAGTTGTAATCGAAAGTATTAATATTGATATCAGATAGCTTTGATAGAAATGACCACAATTGGTTTGATAATGGCGGCTATTGCTGCAATGGCTTTTGCAAGTAAGCCGCCATTATCTCCGAATTCATCAGATGTATTCACGCAGCTTTATGATAAAAAAGTTACTTTAACAAAAAATAGTGAGCCGTTAATTACTGTAGGGGTCGTTAATGATACAGAGCAAGTAACTCTGCGTGCTGATTCAACTGTCGATATTGATTTTTGGCAAGCAGGACAACAAAGACATTATACTATAAATAATGGCGAATCCATCAGAATAAAAGTTAATCAAGCAACCACAGCTACACGACAGTATTACGTCGATTTTGCAGGTTCTTCTTATGGCGATGAAATAAAGTTAAAGCAAGTTTTAGCAACCTGGACAAATAAAGGTATAAAGCAGATCAAGGTGAATACTGAAGGAATGATTTTACCTTTGCGCTATCGAGCTATTGATAATCGTGAATATCGTTTATACATAAATGCTACTAATCAAGCAGAAGCTCAACAACAAGCAACCGATTTTTTTTATCGTTTTGGTGTGCATGCAGAAGTTAAAACAAAGTTAACAAAACTACCACATGGAAACTTAGAAGTATTTGCAACTAAGCGTGTTTTAGGAGTTGCAACAGACTATATCCATCTGCAAGCTGCATCAGGTATTTTGCAAGTCGATAAAGTTGAATATGGTCGGGGTTATCGCTGGCATGGCTATGAAGACCGTAGTTATCGTGGAGAACTGTATATTGCTATTAATCCTGAAGGTAATTTAGCGGTTATTAATGTTTTAGGGATAGAAAATTTATTAGAAGGGACCGTGCCTGCTGAACTTTATGCTTCCTCACCTAAAGAAGCATTAAAGGCTCAGGCAGTAGCAGCACGCAATCATATGTTAGCTAAGCTTGGGCGTCGACATCATGCTGATCCCTTTCAATTGTGTAGCTTTCAACATTGTCAAGTATATGCTGGCACATCACGTGAAGATCCACGCTCGAAAGAGGCTATAAAGGAGACAGCAGGCCAGGTGTTGTTTTTAAATAACCGGCTTGTTGATTGTGTGTATTCAGCTAGTTGTGGTGGATATACTGAAGATAATGACGCGGTCTGGGGTGATGAGCCAGATCCAGCATTACGTGGTCGGCCAGATTTTGATGTTCACGAACATCCCGAACTTGCTCCTTTTGTCGCTGGGTTGAATGAAAAACTTATACCGGCATGGATTAATATTACCCCAAAATCATTTTGCGCAAATGCAGCTAAAGAGGCATCTCAAAAAGTTCGTTGGAGTCGCACTTTTAAAGCAGATGAATTATCAAAGCTACTGCAGCCACAATATGGCAATATTGGTGCATTGCGTGATTTGGTTATTAAAAGACGTGGGGTTGGAGGAAAAGTAATAATTTTAAGCCTAATTGGAAAACTTGGCAGCGTTGATGTTATTCATGAACTACCGATTCGGCGCCTTTTTAATAACCTTAATTCAGCTGCTTTCATAATTGATATATCACGAAACCAAGCAGGCGACTTAACAGAAGTAGCATTTCATGGGGCTGGCTGGGGTCATGGAGTTGGAATGTGCCAGCTAGGGGCTATTGGCCGAGCTCAGGCTTTACATACATTCGATCAAATTTTGGCACATTATTATAACGGTGCATACCTAGAAAAATTGTATTAATTATAAAATGGCATAAAGTTATTGTTATATTTTTCACAGTTACACTTGACATAATGCGTCTTAAGGCATCCATTATGTTTGTAATTTAGATGTAATAATTAAGGAGTGGATAAAATGATTGATTGGGAAAATATACTCTCCCTAAAACAAATTCGAAGAGAAATGGCTTTAAGTCAATCGCAACTCGCGACTTTGTTAGGAGTATCCCCGCGTACGGTGCAAAGTTGTGAACAAGGATGGCGTAAACCAAGTCCCGCACTTGAAAAAACATTGCTACTTTTACGTATTGCTCATGAACGAGGACCTAATCTTTGTTCGCAACGATGCTGGGAGATTAAGAACTGTTTTGAAAACCAGCGTAATTCGTGTCTGGCTTTTCGTACTCGCCAAGGTCATCTGTGCTGGCTAATTAGTGGTAATATTTGTTCAGGCAAATCGTTACGTAACTGGGAAGATAAAAAACAAGTATGTGCTCAATGTCCACAGTTTCATAGATTATTAGGTGATTTAAATAACAAGTTGCAGAGTGAAAATTAAAAAAATTTGTTTTTAGTTAAATTGGGTCATTATCCCTCTTGCCTCCTTTAAACAAAAGCTTCAAGTTGCCGCCTATAAAGAAACTCATAAATGGGGCTTCATCCGATTTACTATATATTTGGAGGCAAAAATGTCTTTGACTAACACACAAGAATGGCAAGCACTTAAGCTGCATCACCAAGCAATTTGTAACATTCATATGAAAGATATGTTTGCCAGCGATAGTGAACGTGGACGAAAATTTTCTTTGCGCGTTGGGCCAATATTTCTCGATTATTCGAAAAATCGTATTACTGATGAAACAATTAAATTACTTATGGCTTTAGCAAATAAATGTGAGGTTAAAAGAGAACGTGATCGTATGTTTAAAGGTGAAACGCTTAATTTCACTGAAGGTAGATCAGTATTGCATGTCGCCTTACGTAATCATTTTGATTGTCCGATTAAGGTTAATGGTAAAGATGTTATGCCTAATGTTAAAGCAGTTGTTGAAAAAATGTATTATTTTGTTGAACGAGTTCGTTCAGGAATTTGGCAAGGTTATACCGGAAAAAAAGTAACAGATATTGTAAACATAGGTATCGGTGGTTCTGATTTAGGACCTATGATGGTCACTGAAGCTCTGAGTCCATATTGGCATCCAGATATACAGCCACATTTTGTTTCTAATGTTGATGGTACTCATATTGCTGAAACATTAAAACACCTTGATGCACAAACAACTCTGTTTATCATTGCTTCAAAAACATTTACAACACAGGAAACCCTCACTAATGCACATTCTGCTCGTGCTTGGCTGTGTGAAAAATTAGGTAGCGAAAATGCAGTAGCTAAACATTTTGTGGCGGTGAGTACCGCAGCACAAGAAGTTGCCAAGTTTGGCATTGATACAGCCAATATGTTTGAATTTTGGGATTGGGTAGGAGGTCGTTATTCACTTTGGTCTGCTATTGGACTACCCATTGCTTGTATGATTGGTACAGAAAATTTTAGCAAATTATTAGCTGGTGCAAATGCAATGGATGAGCATTTTTGCAATGCAACTTTAGATAAAAATATGCCAGTGCTTTTAGCGATGTTGGGGGTTTGGTATAACAATTTTTTTAATTTTACCTCTCACGCTGTGCTTCCGTATGACCAATATTTACATCGTCTGCCTGCATATTTACAGCAAGTAGATATGGAATCAAATGGTAAGCGCGTTGATCGAAGTGGTGCTGAAATTAAAGATTATGCGACAGGACCAATTATTTGGGGTGAGCCAGGTACCAACGGACAACATGCCTTTTATCAATTGTTGCATCAAGGAACCCAATTGATACCTGCTGATTTTATTGCTCCAGCAAAAACTCATAATCACATTGGTGATCATCATCCCATTTTACTTGCCAATTTTTTTGCACAGACTGAGGCACTAATGTGCGGTAAAACTGAAGATGAGGTTCGTTGTGAATTAGAAGCAGCAAATTTACCAAAAGATAAAGTGGAGTTGTTAATACCTCATAAGATTTTTCCTGGCAATCGTCCAACTAATAGCTTTTTAATAGATGAGATATCGCCAGAATCTTTAGGTATGCTATTAGCTATGTACGAACATAAAATCTTTGTGCAAGGGATTGTTTGGAATGTAAATAGCTATGACCAATGGGGTGTAGAACTTGGCAAACAACTTGCCAAAAGAATATTACCTGAACTTAAAGATAAGCAATCCATAAGTACCCACGATTCATCGACAAATCAGCTCATTAATGAATATAAATCTTCAGTCTGATATTATTTTATTTAAAAAAGCATGTCTCTAGCATAAGGTTAACTAATGAAGAGCGTGTTGATGTATAGGCGAGTTGGCTTTCTAGTAACAATTTTATTCGTAAGCAATGCTGCAGCCCAAAACTATGATGATTTTTTACATCCATTTAAAAAGCCACTCTCTTCATGGGTAAAACAAATAGATGAAGCAAGGCAAAGTGGCGATTTAGACACCGCAGAGTTAATTGCTGATGCTGCCGAGAAAACTTTAGGAACAGGTATAGCACCTTTGGTTCGGCAACGAGGTTTGATTGCTCGTGATCGTGGGCAATTACCTGAAGCAGCCAATTTTTTTGAGCTTGCCGCCAAGCTTGATCCTTCTTCTGATGCACGACTCGAACAAGTTGCTGCTTTGATTCCTATTGGTCGTTGGCCAGAAGCTGTTGAGGTGTTAGCTAGAGCTTTTGATGAACGTAGTATTTCTTTAAGAGTCGATGATGTCATTGTGGATCAACGTATTGCCCCTCTTGTAGGATTTGAACCTTTTCAGGCATTGATTCATAGTGTGCGTAATGATCAAAGTGGACCATTTGGACGAACTTTACAAAAACTTGAGCGAATTGATGTGGCCGTAAGCAGCAATAAAAATATATTAAATATAATTAGTAGTTGGATTTATGCCATTTCCAGAATTGTAGATTATCCTGGTACAGCAGTTTTTGCGTTATGGATTTTAGGTTTACTGTTTAGCATTGGTTTAGCTCAGACGCAAATGATACCTCCTCCTTGGTCTTTGATTAGTGGTATGCTTTTAGCCTCAGGAATATGGTATTTCACTGCTCGTATCGCAACTAACCAACCATATGCTGGTTTAATGACTATCTCTGTCGCTTTAGGAGTTATTTTTGCTCCTTGGGGAATAGCTTTAGCCTTAAGAAGTATCCTGCATAGAAAAGATAGAAGGCTAAAACAAGAACAACAAATTAATGAAAATAAAGAGTAAGGTTTTAAAATACATTTTTACATAAACTTCGGTAGTGATATCTGTACTATTGTTCCGGTTCCTACTGTGCTTTCGATACTAACATTACCACCGACACGTTCAACCATACGTCGGCATTGTGCCACTCCAAGTCCAGTACCATCTTGTCGTGTTGAGAAAAATGGAGTTCCTACTCGTTCAAGGATTTCAGAAGTCATACCGGGACCGGTATCCTCGACGATAATATCCAATGCGTTTTTTGTATCAGTCACACGAACAGTAACATTACCACCCGGAGTATTAAGTCTTCCAAGAGATTGAGCGGCATTTGCAATGACATTGATTAGCGCTTGGCTCAATTCTGTGGAGCCAATTGCAACTTTAGGTAAAGTTGCTGCGCCATTATAACTTATTGTACCGCGAACA
Proteins encoded:
- a CDS encoding LPS-assembly protein LptD → MLHLWGNKVILKKIRPLFLAFLCNLSIFAFTAPAAAAEISTTPMLQGITNGGPCTKLELASENMDCSRKSCILRQRASLFCESIRLWADEIEVQITEQNNFAGAIARSNVLLVEDKKLITCSSVVLGADRIKASMNDAVIRVKAGTDIRSDSKIPLGRNDMVIAGKQIERLGKNQLHIEQGNFTKCDCGGDLPSWSLSSNSIDVTMGERATIWWPVFRISPFGNLQIPITPPMPPLSIPLKSRATGFLPPKIMFYKPPWPMLDLPFFIPLSDSWDLTIIPGIRTDWSLDHKYSPETWGAPRLGARLRYAPILGTEGEFTISWTHDGDHAMVIKAWKDDCDARLKTAKEEADPTLKQELLNNWQNDLYCNPTNKNAFNTALANKIANDPRYDLVERYALSWSHKTDFSKNLRLLLRADWISDDNYRLDFGETLNQQVSVYIPSRLQLQWRSALVSALIGADYLLRVGNTPQKLTNLQSTEYRSPQHGPVMRLNLLPINVTSGFYLDGSFSFERIGPWSAYAAPAYASYINYEPTLFITRAAPALAFSRQLGPLALSARSRIDTAILSGNGPLDDARENTAIINEADASIQFAGKFGQYIHVLTPHISYLGIPWRRGRRVSDLMYRVDGTVSLDQINALLRRDHISHQGIVSLTQDLSQQQLNGLNRLVTLDISQPFNLENQSLLATNLSLNFNIPGLMSGGTEASLYLLGLATKDNPDTTKINESLVWRQFVAWASPPAVGPFSLSATYRRIAPNSGHLLRNIYQFESLPNKYIPGAKWVHYVDTNINLSLPPRFFLSYNTSYYLHSPRENDEADLEKEGLTAHNFSVRYHSPCECWDLTISGSKSLKAINAVDRNWRLNILISVGEYSLGSGLSNQ
- a CDS encoding peptidylprolyl isomerase; protein product: MSLNNATPPFLPKFSADATVSATFVTSLGNFVCRLFANECPITVGNFVALARGEMPWIDKNGRNMQGTPLYNGTIFHRVIKDFMIQGGDPEGNGRGGPGYRFADEIIPSLKHNKPGILSMANAGPNTNGSQFFITEVPTPHLDGRHAVFGEVTDGFDVVLKIVSTKVDANDRPAKPVVIESINIDIR
- a CDS encoding SpoIID/LytB domain-containing protein translates to MTTIGLIMAAIAAMAFASKPPLSPNSSDVFTQLYDKKVTLTKNSEPLITVGVVNDTEQVTLRADSTVDIDFWQAGQQRHYTINNGESIRIKVNQATTATRQYYVDFAGSSYGDEIKLKQVLATWTNKGIKQIKVNTEGMILPLRYRAIDNREYRLYINATNQAEAQQQATDFFYRFGVHAEVKTKLTKLPHGNLEVFATKRVLGVATDYIHLQAASGILQVDKVEYGRGYRWHGYEDRSYRGELYIAINPEGNLAVINVLGIENLLEGTVPAELYASSPKEALKAQAVAARNHMLAKLGRRHHADPFQLCSFQHCQVYAGTSREDPRSKEAIKETAGQVLFLNNRLVDCVYSASCGGYTEDNDAVWGDEPDPALRGRPDFDVHEHPELAPFVAGLNEKLIPAWINITPKSFCANAAKEASQKVRWSRTFKADELSKLLQPQYGNIGALRDLVIKRRGVGGKVIILSLIGKLGSVDVIHELPIRRLFNNLNSAAFIIDISRNQAGDLTEVAFHGAGWGHGVGMCQLGAIGRAQALHTFDQILAHYYNGAYLEKLY
- a CDS encoding helix-turn-helix domain-containing protein, with the translated sequence MIDWENILSLKQIRREMALSQSQLATLLGVSPRTVQSCEQGWRKPSPALEKTLLLLRIAHERGPNLCSQRCWEIKNCFENQRNSCLAFRTRQGHLCWLISGNICSGKSLRNWEDKKQVCAQCPQFHRLLGDLNNKLQSEN